The following proteins are co-located in the Haloplanus sp. HW8-1 genome:
- a CDS encoding glycosyltransferase, with the protein MRRLLAAIAGLFGLTGLPYLVYLGMDWVLDPDGSPADKRPAEPTVSIVLPTYNEERIVEGKLSELVSLDYPMEHVEVVIVDSSDDGTRERVRAFFEDRDAPTLTLIEEDERRGLAPALNDAYAAADNEMVVKTDCDSRIADDALREAAANLADPEIGGVTGRNAEVLGGSDVETGYRDIQSRIQVLESHLDSTLIFHGPFSAFRNDEIVPVDPDSIADDTELALRIRHNGKRVIFDPAIRYKEAAHSRFGKRRRQKDRRAMGLLRLLWRQRSMLGRFGAYGRVVLPFNWWFMFVSPWLLMGGLGVASVAAIAVGGPIGVAVPAGVVGFVLAGSRDALGPLQAAYSLFDTQISLFRASVTLLRGDASAVWTVDQELREVYD; encoded by the coding sequence ATGCGCCGACTCCTCGCCGCCATCGCGGGCCTCTTCGGACTGACTGGGCTCCCGTATCTCGTCTACCTCGGGATGGACTGGGTCTTGGATCCCGACGGATCGCCCGCGGACAAACGGCCGGCCGAACCCACGGTGAGCATCGTCCTTCCGACGTACAACGAGGAGCGGATCGTCGAAGGAAAACTGTCGGAGCTGGTGTCGCTCGACTACCCGATGGAACACGTCGAAGTCGTGATCGTCGACTCGAGCGACGACGGAACCCGCGAGCGCGTCCGAGCCTTCTTCGAGGATCGGGACGCACCCACGCTGACGCTCATCGAAGAGGACGAACGCCGCGGGCTGGCCCCCGCGCTCAACGACGCGTACGCGGCCGCGGACAACGAAATGGTGGTCAAGACGGACTGCGACTCACGGATCGCCGACGACGCGCTCAGGGAGGCGGCCGCGAACCTGGCCGATCCCGAAATCGGCGGGGTGACCGGTCGGAACGCCGAGGTTCTCGGCGGGAGCGACGTCGAAACGGGGTACCGAGACATCCAGAGCCGGATCCAAGTACTGGAGTCGCATCTGGATTCGACGCTCATCTTTCACGGGCCGTTCTCGGCGTTCCGTAACGACGAAATCGTTCCCGTCGATCCCGATTCGATCGCCGACGACACGGAGCTTGCGTTGCGGATCAGGCACAACGGCAAGCGTGTGATCTTCGATCCGGCCATCCGGTACAAGGAAGCCGCACATTCCAGGTTCGGAAAGCGGCGACGACAGAAGGACCGCCGAGCGATGGGCCTGTTGCGACTGCTGTGGCGACAGCGGTCGATGCTCGGCCGCTTCGGCGCCTACGGACGGGTGGTGCTGCCGTTCAACTGGTGGTTCATGTTCGTGTCGCCGTGGCTGCTGATGGGTGGACTGGGGGTAGCGTCGGTCGCCGCGATCGCTGTCGGCGGACCGATCGGCGTCGCAGTTCCTGCGGGGGTCGTCGGCTTCGTCCTCGCCGGCTCGCGGGACGCGCTGGGGCCGCTACAAGCGGCGTACTCGCTGTTCGATACGCAGATATCGCTGTTCAGGGCGAGCGTGACGCTGCTTCGGGGCGACGCCTCCGCCGTCTGGACCGTGGATCAGGAGTTGCGCGAAGTGTACGACTGA
- a CDS encoding oligosaccharyl transferase, archaeosortase A system-associated gives MSDDQREGSPSVVDLFFDWYHVPVLVIVVAVMLAIRLQEYDNFIRNGQVLFAGNDAWYHLRQVEYTVRNWPFTMPFDAWTYFPYGTSVGQFGTLYDQLVATAALVVGLGSPSSSTIAKTLLVAPAVLGALVAIPTYAIGKRIAGRLAGLFGAVVLLLLPGQFLQRGLVGFADHNIAEPLFQTIGLLGLLIALGVAKREKPVWELVVDRDLDALREPLLWSALAGVAVALYMWVWPPGVLLVGVFGTYLIYQLTSDYVTGGSPEPVAFVGAVSMGVTALLMLVQVDSIGFEPTNFSLFQPLAALGVGGTAILLAGLARQFDDRNLDRTYYPAVVLGVIAAGVGIVAIALPSLFGAIQTNILRIVGFSAGAATRTISEAQPYLAPQILQQNAMTATGRIMADYGFALFTGVAAIIWLVAKPLVRDGETERVGYAVGSLALLGLLFLIPAPFRALGDAFGVVSELVGVALVALILFGAVLQTNYDAENLLVVIWAAFMTAAAFTQVRFNYYLAPVVAVANAYLVGQLLSWLDLRAASFDAVRDLQGYQVLAVLAAAMLIVTPVLLVPMGVRNTGNPSVDQSSTAWEAAQQNGPRAVTEWEGSLDWMESNTPTPGTLGGANNEMAYYGKYSRTSDYDYPAGAYGVQSWWDYGHWITFRGERIPNANPFQQGATPAANYLLAPNASAAQEALGERDQEAAGTRFVMVDWQMVEPQSKFGAPVVFYDAGNVSAGDFYRPVYTSNLRGVFYLRDQRYYQSMMVRLYAYHGSAMQPQPIVVDWEQRRAQTQGGETVTVRAGPQGNRSMVREFGSLSDARAYVANDSTSQIGGIGHYPAERVPALEHYRLVKVSNSSAAQRSGQYQRISRRTFAATGVPPSSQTLYEPSWVKTFEKVPGATITSSGLPPNTSVRATVPMRIPTTNETFTYTQETTTTADGELTMTLPYSTTGYDEYGPSNGYTNVSVRAEGPYRIQSALAADNDSIVQYKGQIQISEGRVNGDVSGEREVTLNRTNPFTNLSIGGGNESDGNTSGSSSLEPVTPTDGDDPTDGPTHDGASADDPSSLRAPAAAVRN, from the coding sequence ATGAGCGACGATCAGCGTGAGGGGTCCCCGTCGGTCGTAGACCTCTTTTTCGACTGGTATCACGTCCCCGTGCTCGTCATCGTCGTTGCGGTGATGCTCGCCATCCGTCTCCAGGAGTACGACAACTTCATCCGGAACGGACAGGTGCTTTTCGCCGGCAACGACGCCTGGTACCACCTCCGCCAGGTCGAGTACACGGTGCGAAACTGGCCGTTCACGATGCCGTTCGACGCCTGGACGTACTTCCCGTACGGAACGAGCGTCGGGCAGTTCGGCACCCTGTACGACCAGCTCGTCGCCACGGCGGCGCTGGTCGTCGGCCTCGGAAGCCCCTCCTCGTCGACGATCGCGAAGACGCTTCTCGTCGCGCCGGCGGTGTTGGGCGCGCTCGTCGCGATTCCGACCTACGCGATCGGCAAGCGAATCGCCGGGCGGCTCGCCGGCCTCTTCGGCGCCGTCGTCTTGCTCCTCCTGCCCGGGCAGTTCCTCCAGCGGGGACTCGTCGGCTTCGCCGACCACAACATCGCCGAGCCGCTCTTCCAGACCATCGGCCTCCTCGGCCTGCTGATCGCCCTCGGGGTCGCCAAACGCGAGAAGCCCGTGTGGGAACTCGTCGTCGACCGTGATCTCGACGCCCTCCGCGAACCCCTCCTGTGGAGCGCCCTCGCGGGCGTCGCCGTCGCCCTCTACATGTGGGTGTGGCCGCCGGGCGTCCTGCTGGTCGGCGTCTTCGGAACGTATCTGATCTACCAGCTCACCAGCGACTACGTCACCGGCGGGTCGCCCGAACCGGTCGCCTTCGTCGGCGCCGTCTCGATGGGCGTGACAGCCCTCCTGATGCTGGTACAGGTCGACTCGATCGGCTTCGAACCGACGAACTTCTCCCTGTTTCAGCCACTGGCCGCCCTCGGGGTCGGCGGTACCGCCATCCTCTTGGCGGGGCTGGCACGTCAGTTCGACGACCGAAACCTCGACCGCACGTACTATCCGGCGGTCGTTCTCGGCGTGATCGCCGCCGGTGTGGGAATCGTCGCCATCGCGCTTCCCTCGTTGTTCGGGGCGATCCAAACCAACATCCTCCGGATCGTCGGCTTCAGCGCGGGCGCGGCGACGCGGACCATCTCCGAGGCACAGCCCTACCTCGCGCCACAGATCCTCCAGCAGAACGCCATGACCGCCACGGGCCGGATCATGGCCGACTACGGCTTCGCGCTCTTCACCGGCGTGGCGGCGATCATCTGGCTGGTCGCGAAGCCGCTCGTTCGCGACGGCGAGACCGAACGCGTCGGCTACGCCGTCGGGAGTCTCGCGCTCCTCGGTCTCCTGTTTTTGATCCCCGCGCCGTTCCGGGCCCTCGGCGACGCGTTCGGCGTCGTCTCCGAACTCGTCGGCGTCGCACTGGTGGCGCTGATCCTCTTCGGCGCGGTGCTGCAGACCAACTACGACGCCGAGAACTTGCTGGTCGTCATCTGGGCGGCCTTCATGACCGCCGCGGCGTTCACGCAGGTGCGGTTCAACTACTATCTCGCGCCCGTCGTCGCCGTCGCGAACGCCTACCTCGTCGGCCAGCTCCTCTCCTGGCTCGACCTGCGGGCGGCCTCCTTCGACGCCGTTCGCGACCTGCAGGGCTACCAGGTGCTCGCGGTGCTCGCGGCCGCGATGCTGATCGTCACGCCCGTCTTGCTCGTCCCGATGGGCGTGCGCAACACCGGCAACCCCTCGGTCGACCAGAGTTCCACGGCGTGGGAGGCGGCCCAGCAGAACGGCCCCCGTGCGGTCACGGAGTGGGAGGGCTCGCTCGACTGGATGGAGTCGAACACGCCGACCCCGGGGACGCTCGGCGGCGCGAACAACGAGATGGCGTACTACGGTAAATACTCCCGAACGTCGGACTACGACTACCCGGCCGGCGCCTACGGCGTCCAGTCGTGGTGGGACTACGGCCACTGGATCACCTTCCGCGGCGAGCGGATTCCGAACGCGAACCCGTTCCAGCAGGGCGCGACCCCGGCGGCGAACTACCTGCTCGCTCCCAACGCGTCCGCCGCACAGGAGGCCCTCGGCGAGCGTGATCAGGAGGCCGCGGGCACTCGGTTCGTGATGGTCGACTGGCAGATGGTCGAGCCCCAGTCCAAGTTCGGCGCGCCGGTCGTCTTCTACGACGCCGGCAACGTCTCGGCTGGTGACTTCTACCGCCCGGTGTACACCAGCAACCTCCGGGGCGTGTTCTACCTGCGCGACCAGCGCTACTACCAGAGCATGATGGTGCGCCTGTACGCCTACCACGGGAGTGCGATGCAACCGCAGCCGATCGTCGTCGACTGGGAACAGCGTCGGGCCCAGACCCAGGGCGGCGAGACCGTCACCGTCCGGGCCGGGCCACAGGGCAACCGATCGATGGTCCGCGAGTTCGGCAGCCTCTCGGACGCGCGGGCCTACGTCGCCAACGACAGCACGTCACAGATCGGCGGCATCGGCCACTACCCCGCCGAGCGCGTGCCCGCACTGGAACATTACCGCCTGGTGAAGGTGAGCAACTCCTCGGCCGCCCAGCGCTCCGGGCAGTACCAGCGGATCAGTCGACGGACGTTCGCCGCGACGGGCGTCCCGCCGTCCTCACAGACGCTCTACGAGCCCTCGTGGGTGAAGACCTTCGAGAAGGTGCCGGGCGCGACCATCACGAGTTCCGGGCTCCCGCCGAACACGTCGGTCCGGGCGACGGTCCCAATGCGCATCCCGACGACGAACGAGACGTTCACGTACACCCAGGAGACGACGACGACCGCCGACGGGGAACTGACGATGACCCTGCCCTACTCGACGACGGGCTACGACGAGTACGGCCCGTCGAACGGGTACACGAACGTGAGCGTCAGGGCAGAGGGCCCCTACCGCATCCAGTCGGCGCTCGCCGCGGACAACGACTCGATCGTCCAGTACAAGGGACAGATCCAGATCAGCGAGGGTCGGGTCAACGGCGACGTCTCGGGCGAGCGCGAGGTGACGCTGAATCGGACCAACCCGTTCACCAACCTGTCGATCGGCGGCGGCAACGAGTCCGACGGCAACACGTCCGGATCGTCGTCGCTCGAACCGGTCACGCCGACCGACGGTGACGACCCGACCGACGGCCCGACCCACGACGGCGCGTCCGCCGACGATCCGTCGTCGCTCCGGGCTCCTGCTGCCGCCGTCCGGAACTGA
- a CDS encoding glycosyltransferase family 4 protein yields MKVCTVAPAFNRHGGVPYVARNIVSQFRDRGADCWVITDQEREADVEPALPDVEIRTVKRTDRLFPLNIFSFAVRALPELRSLHDRHDFDIIHMHGNYILLPILADKLDYVDATLVETAHGTYLNEIRSFQEYPSFDRKWKYCTGVYLDHLIQKYGSRFADHIHAVAQRAKPELAEMGIDPSIVDVVPNGVNLEEFDAEASVEGVREQYGLEDADVALSVGSMIPRKGIHTLVEAAPKVRAKNPSGHIVHVGGHSHGGYTEYVKERIEELGVEDVVTLTGRVSREELIGWFDTCDVAVSAAYSEGCPINVLEAAASGCTTVATDVGGAPDVLGEHGIYAEPGDTDSLCDALLTGFESDHGDAIRRRIERDFTWETIADDLYDRFEEWNE; encoded by the coding sequence GTGAAGGTCTGTACGGTTGCACCCGCGTTCAACCGACACGGTGGCGTGCCCTACGTCGCCAGAAATATCGTCTCACAGTTTCGTGATCGCGGAGCGGATTGCTGGGTCATCACGGACCAAGAGCGGGAGGCAGACGTCGAACCCGCTCTCCCGGACGTCGAGATCCGGACGGTAAAACGCACCGACCGGCTCTTCCCGCTCAATATCTTCTCCTTCGCAGTTCGTGCACTTCCAGAGCTGCGATCCCTGCATGACCGGCACGATTTCGACATTATCCACATGCACGGAAACTACATCCTGTTGCCGATCCTGGCCGACAAACTCGACTACGTGGACGCGACGCTCGTCGAGACGGCTCACGGGACGTATCTCAACGAGATCAGATCGTTCCAGGAGTATCCGTCGTTCGATCGAAAGTGGAAATACTGCACCGGAGTGTATCTCGATCACCTGATTCAGAAGTACGGGAGTCGGTTCGCGGATCACATTCACGCTGTCGCACAGCGCGCCAAACCGGAACTGGCCGAGATGGGTATCGACCCGTCGATCGTCGACGTAGTCCCGAACGGCGTCAATCTGGAGGAATTCGACGCCGAAGCGTCCGTTGAAGGCGTGAGGGAGCAGTACGGCCTCGAAGATGCCGACGTGGCCCTCTCCGTCGGAAGCATGATCCCCCGTAAGGGAATCCACACACTGGTCGAGGCGGCACCGAAGGTTCGAGCGAAGAATCCGTCCGGCCACATCGTCCACGTTGGCGGACACAGCCACGGAGGCTACACCGAGTACGTCAAAGAACGAATCGAGGAACTGGGTGTCGAAGACGTCGTCACCCTGACCGGGCGAGTCAGCCGCGAGGAACTCATCGGCTGGTTCGATACCTGTGACGTCGCCGTTTCGGCGGCGTACTCCGAGGGGTGCCCGATAAACGTTCTCGAAGCCGCCGCCAGTGGCTGTACGACGGTTGCGACGGACGTCGGCGGCGCACCAGACGTCCTCGGCGAACACGGCATCTACGCGGAACCGGGTGACACCGATTCGCTCTGTGACGCACTGCTGACCGGGTTCGAGAGCGACCACGGGGATGCGATACGTCGGCGAATCGAGCGCGACTTCACCTGGGAGACCATCGCCGACGACCTGTACGATCGATTCGAGGAGTGGAACGAATGA